Genomic window (Propionibacteriaceae bacterium ZF39):
TATCCGGGCCCGGGCGAGGCCGATGTCGAGGTCGACATTCCCCAGGGATCGACGCTCGACGAGATCGGCTCGATCCTGGTGGACGCGGACGTGATCCAGTCCACGCGCGCCTTCAACGAGGCGGTGCGGGAGACCCCGAACGCGAACTCGCTCCAGGCCGGCACCTACACGCTCAAGACCAAGATGCCCGCCCGCGAAGCGCTTCAGGCGATGCTCGACGCCGGCATCAAGGGGGGCAAGCGCTTCCTGATCCGCGAGGGCCTGCGCCTGAGCGAGCAGGTCGCCGAACTGTCGAAGCAGACCGGGATCCCCGAGGAGGCCTACAACGAGGCGCTCAAGAATCCGGATGCCTATGGCCTGCCTGTCATGGCGAAGGGCAACCCCGAGGGCTTCCTGTTCCCGGACACCTATGAGATGGCCGGCAACGATCCCAACAACGCGCTCAAGCAGATGACCGCCAACTTCACCCGCAAGGCCAACGAGATCCAGCTCGAGGCCCGCGCCGCCGAGCTGAATCGCGACCCGATGGAAATCGTCGTCGTCGCGTCGATCATCGAGGCCGAGGTGCGCCGCCCGGAGGACCGGGCCAAGGTCGCACGCGTGATCTACAACCGTCTTGAGGGCAAGCCGCCGATGAAGCTCCAGATGGACACCACGGTGGAATATGCGGTCAACAAGCCTCGCGGCACCGGCGCGACCACGTCGGATGCCGAGCGCGCCAACCCGTCGCCCTACAACACCTATGTGCACGAGGGCCTGCCGCCCGGCCCGATCGCCGCACCCGGTAAGGCCGCGCTCGAAGCAGCGGCCAACCCGGAAGAGGGCAGCTGGAAATACTTCGTGGCCATCAACCTGGACACCGGTGAAACGGCCTTTGCCGACACCTTCGACCAGCACCAGGCCAATGTGCGCAAGTTCCAGCAGTGGTGCCAGCAGAACCCTGGCAAGTGTTGAGCGAACCGATGGCTGAGGAGGCGAGCGCCAGCGAGCCATCTCGAAGTCTCGTCGCCCCGCCAGCACCTGAGCAGAAGCGGTGCGCCGTCCTGGGCTTCCCCATCGACCACTCGTTGTCGCCGGTGCTGCACACGGCGGCATACGAGGCGCTGGGCCTGACCGACTGGCGCTATGAGCGCTTCCCCGTCGACAAGGGCGAACTCGCGGAGTTCGTCGCGTCGCGCGGTGAGGGGTGGCGTGGGTTCTCGATGACCATGCCGCTCAAGGACGAAGCGCTGGACCTCGGCGAGGTCACGCCCGAGGCGCAGCTGACCGGGGCTGCCAACACGCTGATCTTCGACGGCGACCGCATCGTCATCCACAACACCGACATCGAGGGGTTCGTGCGGCCGCTGACCTCGGCCGGCGCTGCGGGTCCGCCCGGAGCGTGGGTCGCGGGCTCCGGATCGGGTACGCCCGCCCGTCTGCCCCTCAGGAATGCGGTGATCCTAGGTGGCGGCGCCACGGCACGATCGGCGTTCTATGCGCTGACGGTCATGGGCGTGAAGAACATCACCGTGTCGGCCCGGACCAGGTCGAAGGTCGAGGCGTGGGCCCCGATGTTCGATGCGACGGGCGTGACGCCGGAGATCGTGGACTTCGGTGTTCTGCCCGAGTCCGACCTGCTCATCTCCACCGTGACCGCCGGTGCGGCGGATGCGGTGGCGAAGCTGGCGGCGGATACGCAGTGCACGATCTTCGATGCCATCTATCACCAGTGGCCCACAGACCTGGGCCGCGCTGGTCTCGCCGGGGGCCGCACGGTCTTCTCCGGCCTCGACATGCTCGTCGGTCAGGCTCTCGCCCAGGTCGAGTTGATGACCGGGCACCCCGCGCCCGCAGCCGCGATGATGTCTGCCGGCCGGGAGGCTCTGCGTACCCGCGGGAATCTCTGAGAGAATCACCCGGTCGTGGGCACGGACCCGACCGAGAAGTTTGCCCCGCGTCGGGGCGTGGAAGAGGAATCATGCTTCGCTGGCTGACCGCAGGGGAATCGCACGGACCCGCCCTCGTGGCGACGATCGACGGGCTGCCCGCGCACGTCAGGGTGACGTCCGACGACATCGCGGGCGCGCTCGCGCGGCGGCGGCTGGGTTATGGCCGGGGCGCGCGGATGAAGTTCGAGGCGGACGCGGTGACGATCCTCGGCGGCGTACGGCACGGGGAGACCCTCGGGTCGCCGATCGCGATCCAGGTCGGCAACACCGAGTGGCCCAAGTGGGAGACGGTGATGGCGGCCGACCCGGTCGACCCGGACGTGCTGGAGGCGCAGGCCCGCGCGGCCAAGCTCACCCGGCCGCGCCCGGGGCACGCCGACCTGGTCGGCATGCAGAAGTATGACTGGGACGAGGCCCGCCCCATCCTCGAGCGCGCATCGGCTCGGGAGACCGCTGCTCGCGTGGCGCTCGGTCAGGTCGCGAAGAACTTCCTCGAGCAGGCGGTCGGCATCACTGTTCTTTCGCATGTCGTCGAGCTCGGTCAGGCGAAGGCGCCGGCCGGTCTGCTGCCGAAGATCGACGACCTGCCGCGGATCGACGAGTCACCCGTGCGGTGTGCCGATGAGACGGGCGCGCAGGCGATGATCGAGGAGATCGACCAGTGCCACAAGGACGGCGACACGCTGGGCGGCGTCGTCGAGGTGCTCGCGTGGGGCTGCCCGCCCGGGCTGGGTTCCCACACGATGGGGGATCGGCGCATCGACGCCAAGCTGGCGTACGCCCTCATGGGCATCCAGGCCATCAAGGGTGTCGAGGTCGGCGACGGGTTCGACCTGGCGCGCTCGCGCGGGTCGGATGCGCATGACGAGATCCTCAAGGACGAGCACGGCGTCCAGCGCGCCGCGCATCGGGCCGGCGGAACCGAGGGCGGCATGACCACGGGCGAGGTGCTGCGTGTGCGGGCCGCGATGAAGCCGATCGCAACGGTCCCGCGCGCTCTGCGTACCTTCGACACCACCACCGGTGAGGCCGCCGTCGCCCACCACCAGCGCTCGGATGTGTGCGCGGTGCCGGCTGCCGGCGTCGTGGCGGAGGCCATGGTCGCGCTGGTGCTGGCGGAGGCGGTGCTGGAGAAGTTCGGAGGCGACTCGGTGGCCGAGGTGAAGCGGAACCATGAGGCCTACCTGGCCGATGTCGCCGCGCGCGGGCTGGAGATCGCCCGATGACGGTGGTCGTGATGGGTGCGCCCGGGTCGGGCAAGTCGACGATCGGGCCGCTGCTGGCGCAGGCGCTCGGTCGGGAGTTCGTCGATGTCGACGCGGCGATCGAGGCGGACGAGAAGCAGACGATCGCGGACATCTTCGTGCTGCACGGTGAGCCGCATTTCCGCCAGCTGGAGAAGACCGCCACGGCCGTCGCGCTGCAGAACGGGGGAGTGGTCGCCCTCGGCGGTGGTGCGGTGATGAACGAGGACACGCGCGCGTCGCTGAAGGACCACGACGTCGTGTGGCTGGAGTGTTCGATCACGACCGCGACGAAACGGATCGGCCTGGATCAGGCCCGGCCGCTGCTGCTCGGCAACGTGCGGAGCCAGTTGGTGCAGTTGCTCAATGTGCGTACGCCGCTCTATCGCGAGTGCGCCACCATCACCGTCAAGACCGACGATCGCGAACCCGGCGATATCGTCGCCGAGATCCTGGAGCAGCTGACATGAGTGATCTGGAGATCATCAAGGTCAACGCCGAGACGCCGTATGAGGTGCACACCCGCGTCGGTGCCTTGGAGCTGCTGCGCGGGCTGATCGACGGGGTGGATCGGGTGGCGTTCTTGTATGCCCCAGTGCTCGCGGATCGGGCTCGTGCCTTGGCTGATGAGTTGGGTGGGACGGTCACGATGATCGAGCTGCCGGACGCGGAGGCGGCGAAGACCGCGGACGTGCTGGTGCAGTGCTGGGACACGATGGCCGACGCGGGGTTCACGCGCTCGGATGTGTTGGTGGCGCTGGGCGGGGGAGCGACGACCGACCTGGGTGGATTTGTGGCGGCGTCGTGGCTGCGGGGGATCCGGTTCGTGACGCTGCCGTCGACGGTGCTGGGCATGGTCGATGCGGCTGTGGGCGGCAAGACCGGTATCAACATTGCCGCCGGCAAGAACCTCGTCGGCGCGTTCCACGAGCCGATGGGCGTGCTGTGTGACCTGTCGCTGCTGGAGACGCTGCCGCCGGCGGACCTGAAGGCCGGCGTGGTCGAGGCTGTGAAGTGTGGCTTCATCGCCGACCCGGTGATCCTGGATCTGGTCGAGGAAGACCCCGAGGACGCGTTGCGTTGGGATTCGGACCGGTTGGCCGAGATCGTACGCCGCGGCATCGCCGTCAAGGCCCGCGTCGTGAGCGGGGACCTGCGGGAGTCCACCTCCAAGGGCGCGCAGGTTGGGCGTGAGTTGTTGAACTATGGCCACACGCTCGCGCACGCGATCGAGAAGCTCGAGAACTACACCTGGCGCCACGGCGAAGCCGTGGGCGTTGGGATGGTGTACGTCGCCGAACTTGCCCGCTTGCTCGGGAAGATTGACGATGAGTTGGCGGATCGGCACCGGACCGTCCTGCAGTCTCTGGGGTTGCCCGTGTCCTATCGCGCTGATGCCTGGCCCGAGCTCCGCGACGCCATGAGCCTGGACAAGAAGACCCGTGGGTCGACTCTGCGCTTCGTCATCCTCAACGGCCTTGGGTCCGCCGAGATCCTCGCCGGCCCCGACGAGCAAGTCCTCGCTGAGGCGTACGCCCGCCTCGCTTCCTGATGGCCGCCTGCGTCAGCCGAGTTGGACAACCTACGGTAGGGGTGTGGGCTTGGTCGCCGCGAGCCTCGCCCCAAGATGTCAGACGGGGCTGCCAGTATCGATCCCAACTTGGTTGAAAGGACGAACCTGTGGGACCGAACGGGGCGCACACCGCGCGGGTAATGAAGCAGGCCATCTGGGACACGGCTGACAAGTATCTGCGGGGCGTGGTCGAGGAGGAGGACTACGGCGACTACATCATCCCGTTCACGGTGCTGCGCCGTCTGGAGTGCCTGCTGGCAGACACCAAGCCGGCCCTGCTCGACTTCCTCGGCTCCACAAACCTGTCCGGCCAGATCCTGGACATGACGATCCAGCACAAGTTCAGGCTGCATTTCTACTCTTCGTCCAAGCTCGATCTCACGACCATCGCCAAGACCGACGACAAGGTGCTGGAGTCGATGGAGCTCTACCTCGACTCGTTCTCCGATTCGATCGGCGACATCTGGGACCACTTCAAGCTCAAGGAGCGGGCTGCGACCCTGGCCAGGGCCGGCCACCTGTGGGGCGTCGTCAAGCACTTCGCGGGCCTCGACATGCACCCCGACCGGCTCCCTGACACCTCGATGGGTGACATCTTCGAGGACGTCATGTACCGCGCGTTCAACACCAAGGGCAAGGGCGCCGGTGCCTTCTACACCCCGCGCGACGCGATCCGGCTCATGGTCGACGTGCTGTTCAGCTCCGACGACGAGGGCCTGACCGGCTCGCATCCCGTGCGCTCTGTCTACGACCCGACCGCGGGCACCGGCGGCATGTTGTTGGTCGCCTCGCGGGCCTTGAAGGAGCTCAACCCGAGCATCGACGTCGGCCTGTACGGCCAGGAGCTCATGGAGACTGCGTACGCGATCGGCAAGGCCGACCTGCTGATCCAGGGCGGACGCCCTGATGCCATCCGGCGCGGCAACACCCTGGTCCAGGACGAGTACGCAGATCAGACCTTCGACTACATCTTGTCCAACCCGCCATTCGGATCTGACTGGACTGCCAGCCGCAAGTCTGTCGCCGAGCAGGCCGCTGTCACCGGCAGCAGGTTCAGCCACGGCCTGCCTGCGGTCTCGGACGGCCAGATGCTGTTCCTGGCCCACTGCGCCACCAAGCTGCGACCGGCCGGCCCAAATGGCGCAGGTGGTCGCGCTGCTGTGGTCTCCAACGGTTCGCCCCTGTTCACCGGAGGACCGGGCTCGGGTCCGGACAGGATCCGAACCTGGCTGCTCACCAAAGACCTGGTGGACGCGATCATCGCTCTCCCTACGAACATGTTTTACGGCACCGGCATCGCCACCTACGTGTGGATCCTCGACACCAACAAGGAACCGCGCCGCAAGGGCAAGATCCAGCTGATCGACGGCACCGGTGCCTGGCACCCCATGCAGAAGGGCATGGGTGACAAGCGCAGGGAGATGACTGAGCTGGACCGCGACGTCGTGCTGGAGGCCTACAACGCGTTCACCGACTCCGACATCTCGAAGGTCCTCACTGCTGACGACCTGGGCTACCGCGACGTGCCGGTGCAGCGGGTGCGCCGGCTGGCGGTCCAGGTCACCGACGAGACCGTCAAGAGAGCCCTGCAGCACAAGGACGCCACGCCCGAGCACGAGGGCCTTGTACGCAGCCTCCAGGGCCCCTGGAACGATCTGCCCACCGAGATCCGGGGTGCGGCCAAACGGCAAGGCTTGAAGGTCACCACTGGCTTGGTCGACGCCATCATGGACGCCGTCGCCCTCGACGATGAGACTGCGCCCCTTGCTGTCGGCCGCACCGGCAAGCCGGTGCTGGTGGCAGGCTCGAAACTCACCGAGCGTGTGGCTCTCTCAGAGGACGTCACCGAGCACATGGAGCGCGACGTCCTGCCGTTCGCACCGGATGCGGTGTGGGAGGAGCAGGCCAGCAAGGTCGGCTACGAGATCCCGTTCACCAGGCTCTTCTACAAGCCAGCACCCATGCGTTCGCTGGAGGAGATCGACGCCGAGGTGTTCGAGGTCATGCGGTCGCTGGGGGAGAAGTTCAAGGCGGTGCATGACGAGTGAGTCACTTTGAAGCACCGATTGGCGCTCTTGCCGAGGTGACACTCGGGAAGATGGTCCAGCCGAACCGGCGTTCGGAGGATGAGCGCAGTCAGCCGTACCTGCGAGCCGCCCACGTTCAGCCGAATGGGGTGCTGGATTTCTCCGTCGAAGAGAAGCCCATGTGGTTCTCTGCGCGAGAAGTCATGAACCTCGACTTGCGACGTGGTGATGTCGTGGTTGTGGAAGGCGGAGCTGGATGTGGTCGAGCTGCTTTCCTCCGCAACGACTTGCATGGCTGGGGGTTTCAGAACTCCATCGTGCGGCTCCGTCCGTATCCAGACCGCTCAGAAGGTCGCTTCCTCACGTACTGCCTGCTCGCATCGTTGAGCTCCGGTGCTATTGAAATTGCGACCTCTACCGCAACACTTCCTCACTTCACTGCAGAGAAGGTTGGGCGCTTTAGGGTGCCCCATCTTTCGTTGTCTCAGCAGTCAGCTTCCGCCGACTACCTCGACCGCGAGACCGCCGAGATCGACACGATGGACGCCGAGCTGGACCATCTTGTTCGGACGTTGGTGGAGCGACGCAGTTGGGTGGGCAATGCTGCCTTTCGTGGACTAGAGGTCGAGTCCGTCCTGATGCAGTATGTCGCGGATGTGACGGTTGGGATCGTGATCGAGCCCTCCAAACTCTACGTCCAGCACCCGCAGGGGGTTCCGGCTCTGCGTGGCTTGAATGTGGGGCCCGGGTTCATCCGTGACGCTGATGTGGTCCATATTTCTGACGCTGGCCACGCTCTCCATGCAAAGTCGCAGCTCTCAGAAGGCGATCTGGTAACCGTGAGAACAGGGCAAGTTGGTGTAACTGCCATGGTGCCCGCATCTTGGAACGGTGCGAATGCCATCGACTTGGTGATTACCCGCCCTCATGAAGGCCTCGACCCTCACTTCCTGTACTGGTTCCTGACGTCGGATGACACGATGTTGTTGATGGATTCGCAGAAAGTTGGATCTGTCCAGGCCCATTTCAATGTTGGGGCTATGAAGCGACTTTCCGTCCCCCTGCCGCCACTCGCTGAACAACGTCGCATCGTCGCTGAGCTGGACGAGCAGACCGCCCGCATCGACGACATGATCGCTGACGCCCAGCGACTGAAGGCTCTCCTAGCCGAGCGCCGCGCAACTCTCATCACCGAGGTCGTCACCGGCCGCAAGGAGGTTCCCGCACCATGAGCAACGCCCTGATCATGGAGCAGCAGTTCGAGTCGGACATCTGCGACTCGCTCAGCTCATCCGGCTGGTACTACTCCGGCTCTGGTGCACCTGATCCTGAGTGGGACCCGGCGCTGGCCCTGCACAAGGCGGACGCCCTGTGGTGGCTCGCCAACCGCTACCCCAAGGAGTACGAGAAGGCGGTGAACCCGAGCCTGACCGGCACCTCCAAGCAGCAGGCCGAGCACCGGCTCTTGCAGGCCTTGGCCAAGATGCTGGACACCAAGGCGGTGATCGATCCCACCACGTTCAAGGAACGCAACGGCCTGCTCGGGGTGCTCCGGGCTGGGTTCAACTTCGTCGCCCCCAGCCGACCGGCGGCCAAGTTCGGGCCCATGGTGGAGTTCCCGCCGGAGAACCCGCTGCTGACCGCGTCCCAGCAGTGGTTCCGCGACAACCGGCTGCGCGTGCTGCGCCAGGTCAGGTTCGACCCGACCAAGACCTCGACCATCGACGTCGTGCTGACCGTCAACGGCATCCCGGTGATCACGATGGAGCTGAAGACCGATCACACGCAGAAGGCCGACGACGCGGTCGCGCAGTACCGCAAGGACCGCATGCCTACCAAGAGCACGCCGCTGCTGCAGCCGGGTCGGTGCCTGGTGCACTTCGTGGTGTCCAACCAGCGCGCGCTGATGACCACCGCGCTCAAAGGTGCCGACACGTTCTTCATCCCGTTCGACAAGGGCGACAACGGCCACGCCGGAAACCCACCTTCGCCGACAGGATCGCCCACGGACTACCTGTGGCGCGAGGTGCTCACCCCTAGATCACTGATCCGGATTTTGAGCTCCTTCGCAGTACGCGAGAGTGATGGAACTTTGGTGTTCCCGCGATATCACCAGTGGCGGGCCGTGGAGAACATCACGACTGATGTTGCCCAGACATCAGCAGGTGGGCGATACCTGGTCTGGCATTCGGCCGGATCAGGCAAGACGAAAACGATCGCCTGGCTTGCGCATCGGTTGGGGCGGCTGCACGCGTACGACGGGGACAAGGCCTTCGACTCAGTGATCATTGTTTCTGATCGTCGAGTGCTCGACGACCAGCTGCGTCGCGCGGTCAGCTTGTTGGGTGCCTCGAAGGGCTATGTCGTCGGCATCACCGACAAGGCCGGCTCGAAGTCCTCCCAGCTGCGCGACGCGCTCACCGAGGGCGACCACATCATCACCGTGACCCTGCAGTCGTTCCCCGAGGCGCTGAAGATCATCAACGACTCCGCCGAGCTGCGCTCCCGGCGCTGGTGCGTGATCGCGGACGAGGCGCACTCCTCGCAGTCGGGCGACGCGGCTTCCGATCTGCGCAAGCTGCTGGCAGCGGCGCCGGAGGTCGATCCGGAAGACGACCAGATCACCTCGGACGACCTGCTGCTGGCCCAAGACTCCGCCGTGGCCACGGCGAGCAACATCACCTTCGTCGCGCTGACCGCCACACCCAAGCACCGCACCCTGCGCCTGTTCGGCACCAAGACGGACAAGGGCTGGGAGGCCTTCGACACCTATACGATGGCGCAGGCGATCGAGGAGGGCTTCATCCTCGACGTGCTGAAGCGCTACTCGACCTACGACATGTTCGCGCGTGTGCGTGACAACGTCACCGACTCCGAGAACCAGATCAAGGTCGACGGGGTCAAGGCGGTGTCGCAGATCGTGCGCTTCGTCCGCCTGCACAAGGTCGCCATCGCCCAGAAGGTCGAGATCGTCATCGAGCACTTCCGCGCCCAAGTCGCGGGCTCACTCGACGGCCGCGCCCGCGCGATGGTCGTGACCGGCTCTCGTGAAGAGGCCGTGCGCTGGTCCCTGGCCATGAACAAGTACCTGCCCGACAAGGGCTACCACGACATGGCTGCGCTGGTCGCGTTCTCCGGCGAGATCACCGTCGACGGCCAGAGCTACACCGAGCCGAGCATGACCGGCGTCGCCGAGAAGGCGCTGCCCAAGCACTTCCGCGAGACCGACGAGGCCCGCGTTTTAATCGTGGCCGACAAGTATCAGACCGGCTATGACGAGCCGCTGCTGTGCGCGATGTACGTCGACAAGGACCTCTCTGGCATCGCCGCCGTGCAGACCCTGTCGCGGCTGAACCGCACGGCGCCGAACAAGCCGCTGCCGATCGTGCTCGACTTCGTCAACGATCCGGTCAAGATCCAGAGTGCGTTCGCCACCTACTACTCCGAGGCGTACATCTCCCAGGAGACCGATCCGAACGCGCTCTACTCGCTGACTGACCGGCTGGACCTGGCCGGCTACTACGACAGCGACGAGCTCTACGCCATCAGCGAGGCATACCTCACCGGGGAGGACGGCGAGTCGCTGCAGCCGCTCCTGGCGCCCATCGTGCATCGCTGGAACGCGGCGCTGGCAGGAGCCACCGAGCCGGCTAAGCGCCAAGAAGTGCTGGCCTTCCGCACCGATGCCGGGCGCTACCGCTCGGCGTGGGACTTCCTGAGCCAGGTCGTCGACTACCAGGACCCGACCTTGCACCGTCGGGCCATCCTGGCCGGCCTGCTGGTGCGCAACCTCCACACTGACTCGCTGATCGAGTCCATCGACACCACCTCGGTCGAGCTGACGGGTCTGGCGGTGGTCGCCAAGCAAATCGACACCGACCGCTCGATTTCGGGGCCCACCTCTGCTGATCTGGACGCCCCGGCCTACGACGGCGACCGCACTTTCGGCGGCTCGACGCCCGAGCAGGTGGCACTGTCGGAAGCGATCGACAAGGTCAACGCCCTCTTCGCCGCCAGCGGACTCGAGCTCGGCAACGGATCCGGGGCAGCGTGGACCAGAGCAGTATGGGGCGTGCTGACCGAGGATGAGGACATCAAGGCGATGAGTGCCGAGAATTCGCCGGAGCAGCTGCAGTCATCACCCAAGTTCAAGGACAAGGTCACCGGGGCGGTCGTGTCTGTTGCTGCGGATTCGGCGGCCATGACGGAGGCGGCGATGGCCAACCCTGACCTCTATGAGGGGCTGGTTGAACTGCTCGCCAAGGTCACCGCCATCGTCCACGGGCACGCGGCCGCATGATCAGAACGACTCAAGCACAAAGGTCCACCCGGCTCCATGAGGCCCAAACGAATGAGAATTCCATTCGTGCGGCTGGAACTGCTTAAGGCGAGAGGCGGACTTGCAGTCCGGGGTGAGGCAGAAGCGGCGCGCCGAGCAGCCGTATTAGAGCTTGCGCTTCCGATTCTTATTGTGCTGGGCCATGACTGGGGCTGGAAGGGTGCTGGACTCGCTGATCACGGTTACAGACTTCGAGCCGCGGGTCAGCGCGACATAGAGCTCTTGAGTGCTGTAGCTGGTCGGGTTCAGGATGATTACGTGATCGTATTCGAGACCCTTGACGAGCAGGGGCCTCGAGACGACTCTCGCGGCTGCCGCACGCCCGGTGGCACGGGTGCGGTTGCGAGCCTGCAGGAGCGCCTCGGTCACTGTGCACCCCTCTGCGGCTGCGCTGGCAAGCGAGCGCGAGACCTCGTTCCATGCCTCGCGACAGTGGATTCTGACACCCGACAACTTGCCAAGGAGATGGAACGCCCTGAGTACTGCATCGGGGGTCGGTGTGTCCCGGACTCGAGTGAGGGCCTCGTAGGCGGACTTCAATGCCTCTTTGGTCGTTGTGAAGGACTTGCCTTCAAGGAGTCGCTTCCTTTTTTCCGACGGGATGTGGGCGGCGAGTCCAATACTGCACTTGATTGCGAACTCAACGATGTCGAAGGCGACCGATGCAGCCTCTCCCGCGTCGATCTTCGCAGCCAGGGCGACGGTCACCTTTTCATCGAGTGCTTCCATGACCGAGTAACCGCCGTTTAACATGCTCGCTGCTTTGACGCAGTCGGTGCGAAACTTGCCCATAACCGCGATCGTGCCTTCGTGGGCAAGCATCTTCTTACACTCCGCGACAAAAGTGCGGTCGTGAACCTTCCGAACCCAGCGAACTGGCGTTGATCCGAGGCGGATCGGCGAGCCGCTCATCAGGTCGTCTCGAACGTTCATCAGCCACTCACCCAAATCGGCGTGGTCGGGCTCCCAGCGGCGCGGTCGGTGTGAGAGCTCGACAGCAGGGAAATGGGGAAGAACGTCTGTTTCCCACTCCACCGGAGGGGTGATGCCGAAAGTCAACAGACTCTGCAGAGGGTCGCCGAGGATGGTGGTCGGAACCGTTGTCGAAAGTGCATGAATGAGTCGATGCTGTTCTGCCACGCAGTCTTGGTACTCATCTACGAAAAGATTCGTGTAGCTGAGTCCCAGCATCTTGACGACTGCGTTGCTGCGGGCCGCCAACGCTGCGGCAAGGTGGTATTGGGCGGATTCACTCCAGTCAGGAGTTGTCGTGACCTTGAGTCCGGCCAACTCGGGGAAGTGCGCGATCAGATCGTAGGACCACGAGTCAATAGTGCGGACGGCGACGTCTTCTCGTCGGACACCGAACTTCTTCATACGTCGTCGAAGTGTGTCCACGCCAGCGTGGGTGTGCGTGAGCACCAAGCTTGATCCACCCGCGTGAGCGACTTGTGCGACCGTGGCGGCGATGAGTTCCGTCTTCCCGGTACCGGCGGGCAGAGCTATCGAGCACGGCAGCGTGGAAAGCACTGACCTGACTGCGTCCTCGATGCGCGTGCCCTCAGTCATCGGACGGGGTGAGCGTCGCCGGCTGAGGCTGAGCCCGTTGGCTCAGGGTACGCGAAGGCTTGGAGCTCGTTGAGTACCGACAGGAGATGGGTGTTGGTCAGGTCGGCCCAGTGCGCTAGGACGATGCCGGCCATTTCCTCGCCTCGGTCTTCCCGCTTGAACCACTCCTTCTCCTTTACGACCGCTGCGTCGGCGATGGCTGAACGCAGTGCTTCGTCATCGATTCCGGCCTGTTTCTGCCATGCGGCGACGTCGGTTCCCACGAGCAGCTCGCTACCGAGCTTGGCGGATACGACGGCGCGGACCGATTCCTCACTGCGGAATTCAACAGCGAGATCTACCAGTGCCTGG
Coding sequences:
- the aroC gene encoding chorismate synthase, whose product is MLRWLTAGESHGPALVATIDGLPAHVRVTSDDIAGALARRRLGYGRGARMKFEADAVTILGGVRHGETLGSPIAIQVGNTEWPKWETVMAADPVDPDVLEAQARAAKLTRPRPGHADLVGMQKYDWDEARPILERASARETAARVALGQVAKNFLEQAVGITVLSHVVELGQAKAPAGLLPKIDDLPRIDESPVRCADETGAQAMIEEIDQCHKDGDTLGGVVEVLAWGCPPGLGSHTMGDRRIDAKLAYALMGIQAIKGVEVGDGFDLARSRGSDAHDEILKDEHGVQRAAHRAGGTEGGMTTGEVLRVRAAMKPIATVPRALRTFDTTTGEAAVAHHQRSDVCAVPAAGVVAEAMVALVLAEAVLEKFGGDSVAEVKRNHEAYLADVAARGLEIAR
- the aroB gene encoding 3-dehydroquinate synthase, translated to MSDLEIIKVNAETPYEVHTRVGALELLRGLIDGVDRVAFLYAPVLADRARALADELGGTVTMIELPDAEAAKTADVLVQCWDTMADAGFTRSDVLVALGGGATTDLGGFVAASWLRGIRFVTLPSTVLGMVDAAVGGKTGINIAAGKNLVGAFHEPMGVLCDLSLLETLPPADLKAGVVEAVKCGFIADPVILDLVEEDPEDALRWDSDRLAEIVRRGIAVKARVVSGDLRESTSKGAQVGRELLNYGHTLAHAIEKLENYTWRHGEAVGVGMVYVAELARLLGKIDDELADRHRTVLQSLGLPVSYRADAWPELRDAMSLDKKTRGSTLRFVILNGLGSAEILAGPDEQVLAEAYARLAS
- a CDS encoding shikimate kinase — translated: MTVVVMGAPGSGKSTIGPLLAQALGREFVDVDAAIEADEKQTIADIFVLHGEPHFRQLEKTATAVALQNGGVVALGGGAVMNEDTRASLKDHDVVWLECSITTATKRIGLDQARPLLLGNVRSQLVQLLNVRTPLYRECATITVKTDDREPGDIVAEILEQLT
- a CDS encoding class I SAM-dependent DNA methyltransferase, whose protein sequence is MGPNGAHTARVMKQAIWDTADKYLRGVVEEEDYGDYIIPFTVLRRLECLLADTKPALLDFLGSTNLSGQILDMTIQHKFRLHFYSSSKLDLTTIAKTDDKVLESMELYLDSFSDSIGDIWDHFKLKERAATLARAGHLWGVVKHFAGLDMHPDRLPDTSMGDIFEDVMYRAFNTKGKGAGAFYTPRDAIRLMVDVLFSSDDEGLTGSHPVRSVYDPTAGTGGMLLVASRALKELNPSIDVGLYGQELMETAYAIGKADLLIQGGRPDAIRRGNTLVQDEYADQTFDYILSNPPFGSDWTASRKSVAEQAAVTGSRFSHGLPAVSDGQMLFLAHCATKLRPAGPNGAGGRAAVVSNGSPLFTGGPGSGPDRIRTWLLTKDLVDAIIALPTNMFYGTGIATYVWILDTNKEPRRKGKIQLIDGTGAWHPMQKGMGDKRREMTELDRDVVLEAYNAFTDSDISKVLTADDLGYRDVPVQRVRRLAVQVTDETVKRALQHKDATPEHEGLVRSLQGPWNDLPTEIRGAAKRQGLKVTTGLVDAIMDAVALDDETAPLAVGRTGKPVLVAGSKLTERVALSEDVTEHMERDVLPFAPDAVWEEQASKVGYEIPFTRLFYKPAPMRSLEEIDAEVFEVMRSLGEKFKAVHDE
- the mltG gene encoding endolytic transglycosylase MltG, translating into MSNLLEPEQKKRPGEPRDWNETARHLKSALAVIVSLAVLVGGGLFAYNKIGGAVAGAFVAEDYPGPGEADVEVDIPQGSTLDEIGSILVDADVIQSTRAFNEAVRETPNANSLQAGTYTLKTKMPAREALQAMLDAGIKGGKRFLIREGLRLSEQVAELSKQTGIPEEAYNEALKNPDAYGLPVMAKGNPEGFLFPDTYEMAGNDPNNALKQMTANFTRKANEIQLEARAAELNRDPMEIVVVASIIEAEVRRPEDRAKVARVIYNRLEGKPPMKLQMDTTVEYAVNKPRGTGATTSDAERANPSPYNTYVHEGLPPGPIAAPGKAALEAAANPEEGSWKYFVAINLDTGETAFADTFDQHQANVRKFQQWCQQNPGKC
- a CDS encoding shikimate dehydrogenase; amino-acid sequence: MSEPMAEEASASEPSRSLVAPPAPEQKRCAVLGFPIDHSLSPVLHTAAYEALGLTDWRYERFPVDKGELAEFVASRGEGWRGFSMTMPLKDEALDLGEVTPEAQLTGAANTLIFDGDRIVIHNTDIEGFVRPLTSAGAAGPPGAWVAGSGSGTPARLPLRNAVILGGGATARSAFYALTVMGVKNITVSARTRSKVEAWAPMFDATGVTPEIVDFGVLPESDLLISTVTAGAADAVAKLAADTQCTIFDAIYHQWPTDLGRAGLAGGRTVFSGLDMLVGQALAQVELMTGHPAPAAAMMSAGREALRTRGNL
- a CDS encoding restriction endonuclease subunit S — translated: MVQPNRRSEDERSQPYLRAAHVQPNGVLDFSVEEKPMWFSAREVMNLDLRRGDVVVVEGGAGCGRAAFLRNDLHGWGFQNSIVRLRPYPDRSEGRFLTYCLLASLSSGAIEIATSTATLPHFTAEKVGRFRVPHLSLSQQSASADYLDRETAEIDTMDAELDHLVRTLVERRSWVGNAAFRGLEVESVLMQYVADVTVGIVIEPSKLYVQHPQGVPALRGLNVGPGFIRDADVVHISDAGHALHAKSQLSEGDLVTVRTGQVGVTAMVPASWNGANAIDLVITRPHEGLDPHFLYWFLTSDDTMLLMDSQKVGSVQAHFNVGAMKRLSVPLPPLAEQRRIVAELDEQTARIDDMIADAQRLKALLAERRATLITEVVTGRKEVPAP